A section of the Parasteatoda tepidariorum isolate YZ-2023 chromosome 6, CAS_Ptep_4.0, whole genome shotgun sequence genome encodes:
- the LOC107439242 gene encoding nuclear envelope phosphatase-regulatory subunit 1: protein MTLEQTTCEDLKAFERRLVEVIAYYQPQTKRWRVMFIVVSLCTAMGAWQWLMDPLTTQVGFLQSLINHLFFTISSTVLIILFMMGIHRRVVAPSIIVSRVRQVLADFNMSCDDNGRLILKPRPTT, encoded by the exons ATGACTCTAGAACAAACAACCTGTGAAG ATTTAAAAGCTTTCGAAAGAAGACTTGTTGAAGTGATAGCCTACTATCAGCCTCAAACTAAAAGATGGCGAG tgaTGTTTATTGTGGTCTCTCTTTGCACAGCTATGGGTGCTTGGCAGTGGCTGATGGATCCTCTAACAACCcaa GTCGGTTTTCTGCAGTCTCTGATCAATCATCTTTTCTTCACAATAAGCAGCAcagttcttattattttattcatgatgGGTATACATCGTAGAGTGGTGGCTCCATCTAT TATTGTTTCAAGAGTACGTCAGGTGCTTGCAGACTTCAATATGTCATGTGATGAC AATGGAAGACTGATTCTGAAACCTCGACCAACCACATGA
- the LOC107439243 gene encoding tetratricopeptide repeat protein 32 isoform X1 has product MEEEEDISELLRKGLVLTDNRKYDEAETLFKCIIATLEKCNASSNCSPYLCEAYNNLGLIQYKKVEFQKAITSYDRSIQIDNSFAPAYYNQGTIYYRLGSYETALEKMTKAVSLQPSNIEFQKGFNATFKIIRDHPWVMPVQYRMEIQD; this is encoded by the exons ATGGAG GAAGAAGAAGATATTTCTGAGCTATTAAGGAAAGGACTTGTACTAACAGATAATCGTAAATACGATGAAGCagaaactctttttaaatgCATCATTGCTACGTTAGAGAAGTGTAATGCTTCTTCAAACTG taGTCCGTACTTGTGTGAAgcttataataatttaggtcTTATTCAATACAAAAAGGTGGAATTTCAGAAGGCTATAACATCATACGATCGATCTATTCAGATTGATAATTCTTTTGCACCAGCATACTATAATCAAGGCACTATCTATTACCGTCTCG gatcTTATGAAACTGCCTTGGAAAAAATGACAAAGGCTGTGTCTCTGCAACCTTCGAATATTGAATTTCAGAAAGGATTTAatgcaacatttaaaataatcagagACCACCCATGGGTGATGCCAGTGCAGTACAGAATGGAAATACAGGACTGA
- the LOC107439243 gene encoding tetratricopeptide repeat protein 32 isoform X2, with protein MEEEEDISELLRKGLVLTDNRKYDEAETLFKCIIATLEKCNASSNCPYLCEAYNNLGLIQYKKVEFQKAITSYDRSIQIDNSFAPAYYNQGTIYYRLGSYETALEKMTKAVSLQPSNIEFQKGFNATFKIIRDHPWVMPVQYRMEIQD; from the exons ATGGAG GAAGAAGAAGATATTTCTGAGCTATTAAGGAAAGGACTTGTACTAACAGATAATCGTAAATACGATGAAGCagaaactctttttaaatgCATCATTGCTACGTTAGAGAAGTGTAATGCTTCTTCAAACTG TCCGTACTTGTGTGAAgcttataataatttaggtcTTATTCAATACAAAAAGGTGGAATTTCAGAAGGCTATAACATCATACGATCGATCTATTCAGATTGATAATTCTTTTGCACCAGCATACTATAATCAAGGCACTATCTATTACCGTCTCG gatcTTATGAAACTGCCTTGGAAAAAATGACAAAGGCTGTGTCTCTGCAACCTTCGAATATTGAATTTCAGAAAGGATTTAatgcaacatttaaaataatcagagACCACCCATGGGTGATGCCAGTGCAGTACAGAATGGAAATACAGGACTGA